One Punica granatum isolate Tunisia-2019 chromosome 3, ASM765513v2, whole genome shotgun sequence genomic window carries:
- the LOC116200922 gene encoding adenylyl-sulfate kinase 3-like isoform X1, with the protein MALLQGANPLTRGPHVEADFSPSAPAPRLGFVSFGASRLEPGSGSLGLSVGPGERSSFPAPIRAVNETRAAHINGRADGAQGENLDQISPVGNSANIKWHQCSVGKLDRQELLQQKGCVIWITGLSGSGKSTVACALSRALHSRGKLTFVLDGDNVRHGLNRDLSFKAEDRAENIRRIGEVAKLFSDAGVICIASLISPYRKDRAACRALLPEGDFIEVFMDVPLQVCEARDPKGLYKLARSGKIKGFTGIDDPYEPPLDCEIVLKQTERDCASPCDMAEQVISYLEEKGYLMA; encoded by the exons ATGGCCTTGTTGCAGGGCGCCAATCCGCTGACTCGCGGACCCCACGTTGAGGCTGATTTCAGCCCTTCAGCGCCGGCGCCGAGGCTTGGGTTTGTCAGCTTCGGTGCGTCGCGGCTCGAGCCCGGGTCCGGCTCCCTTGGGCTGTCCGTCGGTCCCGGGGAGAGATCGAGCTTTCCGGCGCCTATCCGTGCCGTCAATGAGACCAGAGCCGCCCACATCAACGGCAGAGCTGACGGCGCCCAAG GTGAAAATCTCGATCAGATATCTCCTGTTGGAAATTCAGCAAACATCAAGTGGCACCAGTGTTCAGTTGGGAAACTTGACCGGCAGGAACTGCTCCAGCAGAAAGGGTGTGTCatatggattactggactaaGTGGTTCAG GAAAGAGCACTGTGGCGTGTGCTCTAAGTCGGGCTCTTCATTCTAGAGGAAAGCTAACCTTTGTCCTCGATGGTGACAATGTTCGACACGGCCTGAACCGTGATCTTAGTTTTAAGGCAGAAGACCGTGCAGAGAACATACGGCGGATTG GAGAGGTTGCTAAGCTCTTCTCAGATGCTGGAGTCATTTGCATTGCTAGCTTAATTTCTCCCTATAGAAAGGATCGAGCAGCCTGCCGTGCCCTCTTGCCTGAAGGGGATTTTATTGAG GTTTTCATGGATGTGCCTCTACAAGTTTGTGAGGCGAGGGACCCAAAGGGCCTGTACAAGCTCGCACGCTCTGGAAAAATTAAAG GTTTTACTGGTATTGATGATCCTTATGAACCCCCATTGGATTGTGAG ATAGTACTGAAACAGACGGAGAGGGACTGCGCTTCCCCCTGTGATATGGCGGAACAGGTAATCTCTTACTTGGAGGAGAAAGGGTACCTCATGGCCTGA
- the LOC116199605 gene encoding 60S ribosomal protein L26-1-like, with protein MKYNPRVSSSRRKNRKAHFTAPSSVRRVLMSAPLSSDLRAKHNVRSMPVRKDDEVLVVRGTYKGREGKIVQVYRRKWVIHIERITREKVNGSTVNVGIDPSKVVITKLRLDKDRKSLLERKAKGRAAAEKDKGTKFTAEDVMQNVD; from the coding sequence ATGAAGTACAATCCCAGAGTTTCCAGCTCCCGCCGGAAGAACCGGAAGGCGCATTTCACGGCGCCGTCCAGCGTCCGCCGCGTCCTGATGAGCGCGCCTCTCAGCTCCGACCTCCGCGCCAAGCACAATGTCCGGTCGATGCCTGTCCGGAAGGATGACGAGGTCCTCGTCGTCCGGGGGACCTACAAGGGCCGGGAGGGGAAGATCGTCCAGGTGTACCGCCGGAAGTGGGTGATCCACATCGAGCGCATTACCAGGGAGAAGGTGAACGGGTCCACTGTCAACGTTGGGATCGACCCCTCGAAGGTCGTCATCACGAAGCTGAGGCTGGACAAGGACAGGAAATCGCTGCTCGAGCGCAAGGCGAAGGGCAGAGCCGCCGCCGAGAAGGACAAGGGGACCAAGTTCACCGCCGAGGATGTCATGCAAAACGTCGACTGA
- the LOC116200922 gene encoding adenylyl-sulfate kinase 3-like isoform X2, which produces MRPEPPTSTAELTAPKISPVGNSANIKWHQCSVGKLDRQELLQQKGCVIWITGLSGSGKSTVACALSRALHSRGKLTFVLDGDNVRHGLNRDLSFKAEDRAENIRRIGEVAKLFSDAGVICIASLISPYRKDRAACRALLPEGDFIEVFMDVPLQVCEARDPKGLYKLARSGKIKGFTGIDDPYEPPLDCEIVLKQTERDCASPCDMAEQVISYLEEKGYLMA; this is translated from the exons ATGAGACCAGAGCCGCCCACATCAACGGCAGAGCTGACGGCGCCCAAG ATATCTCCTGTTGGAAATTCAGCAAACATCAAGTGGCACCAGTGTTCAGTTGGGAAACTTGACCGGCAGGAACTGCTCCAGCAGAAAGGGTGTGTCatatggattactggactaaGTGGTTCAG GAAAGAGCACTGTGGCGTGTGCTCTAAGTCGGGCTCTTCATTCTAGAGGAAAGCTAACCTTTGTCCTCGATGGTGACAATGTTCGACACGGCCTGAACCGTGATCTTAGTTTTAAGGCAGAAGACCGTGCAGAGAACATACGGCGGATTG GAGAGGTTGCTAAGCTCTTCTCAGATGCTGGAGTCATTTGCATTGCTAGCTTAATTTCTCCCTATAGAAAGGATCGAGCAGCCTGCCGTGCCCTCTTGCCTGAAGGGGATTTTATTGAG GTTTTCATGGATGTGCCTCTACAAGTTTGTGAGGCGAGGGACCCAAAGGGCCTGTACAAGCTCGCACGCTCTGGAAAAATTAAAG GTTTTACTGGTATTGATGATCCTTATGAACCCCCATTGGATTGTGAG ATAGTACTGAAACAGACGGAGAGGGACTGCGCTTCCCCCTGTGATATGGCGGAACAGGTAATCTCTTACTTGGAGGAGAAAGGGTACCTCATGGCCTGA
- the LOC116200926 gene encoding uncharacterized protein LOC116200926 isoform X1 produces the protein MTGNLGVHRFRAVSDCTALIAAFFGDKKEDKVRLRLKYRKPTTFPCNAGSRFSFTALVWTLVGLLLVFHLVSICHKDNIHHGEIQSRTSGFLRRPIYHELEVIEEVKNINIPPPRGKRSSRAPKRKHHKRFSPIIEEFLDEDSQLRHVFFPNRKNSIDPIGMTGNDSSYYFPGRVWLDTDGNPIQAHGGGILHDEGSETYYWYGEYKEGPTYRAHKKGAARVDIIGVGCYSSKDLWTWKNEGIVLAAEELNATHDLHKSNVLERPKVVHNEKTGKYVMWMHIDDANYTKASAGVAVSDRPTGPFQYLGSKRPHGCDSRDMTVFKDDDGSAYIVYSSENNSVLHMGPLTENYLDVEDVMKRVLIGQHREAPALFKYRGTYYMITSGCTGWAPNEALAHAAESVMGPWETLGNPCVGANKVFRQTTFFAQSTFVFPIPGHPGLFIFMADRWNPSNLRDSRYVWLPLIVAGPPDQPLEFGFGFPLWSRVSIYWHRKWRLPSGWSTLR, from the exons ATGACAGGGAACTTGGGAGTACACAGATTCCGAGCTGTTTCAG ATTGCACTGCGCTAATTGCAGCATTTTTCGGGGataaaaaggaagacaaagtGAGGTTGAGGCTCAAATATCGGAAACCAACTACTTTCCCTTGCAATGCAGGGAGCAGATTCTCGTTCACAGCTTTAGTCTGGACCCTCGTGGGGTTACTCCTCGTTTTCCATCTTGTCTCGATCTGTCACAAAGACAATATACATCACGGAGAGATCCAATCAAGAACCAGTGGTTTCCTTCGCCGCCCAATCTATCACGAGCTCGAGGTGATTGAGGAGGTGAAGAACATCAACATCCCTCCACCCAGGGGAAAGAGATCATCCCGTGCTCCAAAAAGGAAACATCACAAAAGGTTCTCCCCAATTATTGAGGAGTTTCTGGATGAGGATTCCCAGCTGAGGCATGTGTTCTTTCCCAATCGGAAAAATTCTATTGATCCCATCGGGATGACTGGGAATGATAGCTCCTACTACTTTCCCGGGAGAGTTTGGCTGGATACTGATGGGAATCCAATTCAAGCACATGGAGGGGGTATTCTACACGATGAGGGCTCAGAAACTTACTACTGGTATGGAGAGTATAAGGAGGGGCCCACCTACCGAGCTCACAAAAAAGGAGCAGCAAGG GTTGATATCATAGGAGTTGGCTGTTATTCTTCAAAAGACCTGTGGACGTGGAAGAATGAGGGGATAGTCCTTGCGGCTGAGGAACTGAATGCAACACACGACCTTCACAAATCTAACGTGCTCGAGAGGCCAAAGGTAGTGCACAATGAGAAGACTGGAAAGTACGTCATGTGGATGCATATAGACGATGCCAATTACACCAAAGCCTCGGCCGGGGTTGCGGTAAGTGATCGTCCAACGGGCCCCTTCCAGTATCTTGGGAGTAAACGGCCGCATGGATGTGACAGCAGGGACATGACAGTATTCAAGGATGATGATGGGTCGGCCTATATAGTTTATTCCTCAGAGAACAATAGCGTTCTTCACATGGGACCGCTGACAGAAAATTACCTCGATGTTGAGGACGTGATGAAGCGTGTCCTTATCGGGCAACATCGGGAAGCTCCGGCCTTGTTCAAGTACCGGGGAACTTACTACATGATTACATCCGGTTGCACGGGCTGGGCCCCAAATGAGGCCTTAGCCCATGCTGCAGAGTCCGTGATGGGACCGTGGGAGACGCTAGGGAATCCGTGCGTCGGTGCAAACAAAGTTTTCCGACAGACGACGTTCTTTGCCCAGAGCACTTTTGTCTTTCCGATCCCAGGGCACCCGGGCTTGTTCATTTTCATGGCGGATAGGTGGAATCCGTCCAACCTGAGGGACTCAAGGTATGTGTGGCTACCCTTGATAGTGGCAGGGCCCCCAGATCAGCCGTTGGAGTTCGGGTTCGGGTTCCCCCTGTGGTCGAGGGTCTCGATATATTGGCATAGGAAGTGGAGGCTTCCTTCCGGATGGAGTACTTTGAGATGA
- the LOC116200926 gene encoding uncharacterized protein LOC116200926 isoform X2: MTGNLGVHRFRAVSGSRFSFTALVWTLVGLLLVFHLVSICHKDNIHHGEIQSRTSGFLRRPIYHELEVIEEVKNINIPPPRGKRSSRAPKRKHHKRFSPIIEEFLDEDSQLRHVFFPNRKNSIDPIGMTGNDSSYYFPGRVWLDTDGNPIQAHGGGILHDEGSETYYWYGEYKEGPTYRAHKKGAARVDIIGVGCYSSKDLWTWKNEGIVLAAEELNATHDLHKSNVLERPKVVHNEKTGKYVMWMHIDDANYTKASAGVAVSDRPTGPFQYLGSKRPHGCDSRDMTVFKDDDGSAYIVYSSENNSVLHMGPLTENYLDVEDVMKRVLIGQHREAPALFKYRGTYYMITSGCTGWAPNEALAHAAESVMGPWETLGNPCVGANKVFRQTTFFAQSTFVFPIPGHPGLFIFMADRWNPSNLRDSRYVWLPLIVAGPPDQPLEFGFGFPLWSRVSIYWHRKWRLPSGWSTLR; encoded by the exons ATGACAGGGAACTTGGGAGTACACAGATTCCGAGCTGTTTCAG GGAGCAGATTCTCGTTCACAGCTTTAGTCTGGACCCTCGTGGGGTTACTCCTCGTTTTCCATCTTGTCTCGATCTGTCACAAAGACAATATACATCACGGAGAGATCCAATCAAGAACCAGTGGTTTCCTTCGCCGCCCAATCTATCACGAGCTCGAGGTGATTGAGGAGGTGAAGAACATCAACATCCCTCCACCCAGGGGAAAGAGATCATCCCGTGCTCCAAAAAGGAAACATCACAAAAGGTTCTCCCCAATTATTGAGGAGTTTCTGGATGAGGATTCCCAGCTGAGGCATGTGTTCTTTCCCAATCGGAAAAATTCTATTGATCCCATCGGGATGACTGGGAATGATAGCTCCTACTACTTTCCCGGGAGAGTTTGGCTGGATACTGATGGGAATCCAATTCAAGCACATGGAGGGGGTATTCTACACGATGAGGGCTCAGAAACTTACTACTGGTATGGAGAGTATAAGGAGGGGCCCACCTACCGAGCTCACAAAAAAGGAGCAGCAAGG GTTGATATCATAGGAGTTGGCTGTTATTCTTCAAAAGACCTGTGGACGTGGAAGAATGAGGGGATAGTCCTTGCGGCTGAGGAACTGAATGCAACACACGACCTTCACAAATCTAACGTGCTCGAGAGGCCAAAGGTAGTGCACAATGAGAAGACTGGAAAGTACGTCATGTGGATGCATATAGACGATGCCAATTACACCAAAGCCTCGGCCGGGGTTGCGGTAAGTGATCGTCCAACGGGCCCCTTCCAGTATCTTGGGAGTAAACGGCCGCATGGATGTGACAGCAGGGACATGACAGTATTCAAGGATGATGATGGGTCGGCCTATATAGTTTATTCCTCAGAGAACAATAGCGTTCTTCACATGGGACCGCTGACAGAAAATTACCTCGATGTTGAGGACGTGATGAAGCGTGTCCTTATCGGGCAACATCGGGAAGCTCCGGCCTTGTTCAAGTACCGGGGAACTTACTACATGATTACATCCGGTTGCACGGGCTGGGCCCCAAATGAGGCCTTAGCCCATGCTGCAGAGTCCGTGATGGGACCGTGGGAGACGCTAGGGAATCCGTGCGTCGGTGCAAACAAAGTTTTCCGACAGACGACGTTCTTTGCCCAGAGCACTTTTGTCTTTCCGATCCCAGGGCACCCGGGCTTGTTCATTTTCATGGCGGATAGGTGGAATCCGTCCAACCTGAGGGACTCAAGGTATGTGTGGCTACCCTTGATAGTGGCAGGGCCCCCAGATCAGCCGTTGGAGTTCGGGTTCGGGTTCCCCCTGTGGTCGAGGGTCTCGATATATTGGCATAGGAAGTGGAGGCTTCCTTCCGGATGGAGTACTTTGAGATGA
- the LOC116198952 gene encoding uncharacterized protein LOC116198952 isoform X2 gives MSVSKNRSVGICRHHHLVAFLVSLVFSTNFAVSLPNTVSVVAPGLTTLSLQEAAEAEADARGNGSCRSCYSINRSDPLRHLKYYHGGYDVRNKHYWASAAFTGVHGYAVAGVWMLCGTGFGLFVITKKLRGNNRISAGPLTASSSRCPLVMFSVIVFFTFLAIVVSGVVLAANQSSQHRTDRLKKSILGAGREARHTIRKVIQTMTQMQNLLQPYDLRMAVELNITAHGLRKESRAIKQFIDQTDHSIGLAIQTSYIVHLVVVVINLLLLLAAIVLLLLHWQPWFITIIVLCWIITTMFWAITGFDFFFHNFAEDTCSAFRDYLQNPQNSSLSSILPCVDSAYANQVLVQIGSAVYNFIQALNLKIAELSKVLMKSKQSDSLAETFRVCQPFSGPPNYSYDRNCSEGEIPIGQVPQVLAALTCYKNESLTECARNGKFLSEGIYNITLAVSTSIEDLLEIYPDLRNLSECSFVKGRLSDIVSRQCRPFRSSLRMLWASMLSLSISMVVLVLLWVTKAYRDKGRSFSRCSIFPQSHARGNR, from the exons ATGTCCGTGTCGAAAAATAGATCCGTCGGGATTTGTAGGCATCATCACCTAGTTGCGTTTTTGGTGTCCCTAGTCTTCTCCACAAACTTTGCAGTGTCTCTGCCTAACACGGTGAGTGTAGTTGCACCCGGACTGACGACATTATCATTACAAGAAGCAGCGGAAGCGGAAGCCGATGCTCGGGGAAACGGTAGCTGTAGAAGCTGCTACAGTATTAATAGGTCCGACCCTCTGCGTCATCTCAAGTATTACCATGGAGGCTATGATGTTCGGAACAAGCATTACTGGGCC TCTGCGGCATTTACAGGAGTTCATGGATACGCAGTGGCGGGAGTTTGGATGTTATGTGGAACAGGCTTTGGGCTATTCGTAATCACGAAGAAATTAAGGGGAAATAATAGAATTAGTGCCGGTCCATTAACTGCCTCCTCAAGTCGCTGCCCCTTAGTTATGTTCTCGGTCATAGTCTTCTTCACCTTCCTTGCCAT AGTGGTGAGTGGTGTTGTGCTGGCGGCAAACCAGAGCTCGCAGCACAGAACGGACCGGCTGAAGAAGAGCATTCTTGGAGCTGGGAGAGAAGCTCGACACACGATCCGGAAGGTCATACAGACGATGACGCAAATGCAGAACCTTTTGCAACCGTACGATCTTAGGATGGCAGTTGAGCTCAACATCACTGCTCACGGGCTCAGGAAGGAGTCCAGAGCCATTAAGCAGTTCATTGACCAAACTGACCACTCAATTGGTCTGGCGATCCAAACATC GTACATAGTGCATCTGGTGGTCGTGGTCATCAACTTGCTACTGCTGTTAGCAGCAATAG TTCTTCTTTTGCTCCATTGGCAACCTTGGTTTATCAC GATAATAGTTCTCTGTTGGATCATCACAACGATGTTTTGGGCCATCACCGGCTTCGATTTCTTCTTCCACAA TTTTGCAGAAGACACTTGTTCTGCTTTTCGGGATTATCTTCAGAACCCACAGAACAGCAGTCTCAGCTCAATTCTACCGTGCGTGGACTCAGCATACGCTAATCAAGTCCTAGTTCAAATCGGGTCCGCTGTCTATAACTTCATTCAGGCG TTGAATTTGAAGATAGCCGAGCTCAGCAAGGTCCTCATGAAGAGTAAACAAAGTGATAGCTTAGCTGAAACGTTTCGGGTCTGCCAACCTTTCTCTGGACCGCCCAACTACAGCTATGACAGGAATTGCTCGGAGGGCGAGATTCCGATCGGCCAAGTGCCACAA GTCCTCGCAGCACTCACCTGTTACAAGAATGAGAGCTTGACTGAATGTGCAAGAAACGGGAAATTCCTCTCAGAAGGCATCTACAACATCACGCTGGCCGTAAGCACATCGATCGAGGACTTGCTCGAGATATATCCCGACCTCAGGAACCTGTCAGAGTGTTCCTTCGTGAAGGGCAGGTTAAGTGACATAGTGTCCCGCCAGTGCAGGCCATTCAGATCCTCGTTACGAATGCTGTGGGCATCGATGCTCTCGCTGTCCATCAGTATGGTGGTCTTGGTATTGCTCTGGGTGACAAAAGCTTACCGAGACAAAGGAAGATCCTTCTCTAGGTGTTCCATCTTCCCCCAATCCCATGCCCGAGGTAACCGTTAA
- the LOC116198952 gene encoding uncharacterized protein LOC116198952 isoform X1 encodes MSVSKNRSVGICRHHHLVAFLVSLVFSTNFAVSLPNTVSVVAPGLTTLSLQEAAEAEADARGNGSCRSCYSINRSDPLRHLKYYHGGYDVRNKHYWASAAFTGVHGYAVAGVWMLCGTGFGLFVITKKLRGNNRISAGPLTASSSRCPLVMFSVIVFFTFLAIVVSGVVLAANQSSQHRTDRLKKSILGAGREARHTIRKVIQTMTQMQNLLQPYDLRMAVELNITAHGLRKESRAIKQFIDQTDHSIGLAIQTSYIVHLVVVVINLLLLLAAIAVLLLLHWQPWFITIIVLCWIITTMFWAITGFDFFFHNFAEDTCSAFRDYLQNPQNSSLSSILPCVDSAYANQVLVQIGSAVYNFIQALNLKIAELSKVLMKSKQSDSLAETFRVCQPFSGPPNYSYDRNCSEGEIPIGQVPQVLAALTCYKNESLTECARNGKFLSEGIYNITLAVSTSIEDLLEIYPDLRNLSECSFVKGRLSDIVSRQCRPFRSSLRMLWASMLSLSISMVVLVLLWVTKAYRDKGRSFSRCSIFPQSHARGNR; translated from the exons ATGTCCGTGTCGAAAAATAGATCCGTCGGGATTTGTAGGCATCATCACCTAGTTGCGTTTTTGGTGTCCCTAGTCTTCTCCACAAACTTTGCAGTGTCTCTGCCTAACACGGTGAGTGTAGTTGCACCCGGACTGACGACATTATCATTACAAGAAGCAGCGGAAGCGGAAGCCGATGCTCGGGGAAACGGTAGCTGTAGAAGCTGCTACAGTATTAATAGGTCCGACCCTCTGCGTCATCTCAAGTATTACCATGGAGGCTATGATGTTCGGAACAAGCATTACTGGGCC TCTGCGGCATTTACAGGAGTTCATGGATACGCAGTGGCGGGAGTTTGGATGTTATGTGGAACAGGCTTTGGGCTATTCGTAATCACGAAGAAATTAAGGGGAAATAATAGAATTAGTGCCGGTCCATTAACTGCCTCCTCAAGTCGCTGCCCCTTAGTTATGTTCTCGGTCATAGTCTTCTTCACCTTCCTTGCCAT AGTGGTGAGTGGTGTTGTGCTGGCGGCAAACCAGAGCTCGCAGCACAGAACGGACCGGCTGAAGAAGAGCATTCTTGGAGCTGGGAGAGAAGCTCGACACACGATCCGGAAGGTCATACAGACGATGACGCAAATGCAGAACCTTTTGCAACCGTACGATCTTAGGATGGCAGTTGAGCTCAACATCACTGCTCACGGGCTCAGGAAGGAGTCCAGAGCCATTAAGCAGTTCATTGACCAAACTGACCACTCAATTGGTCTGGCGATCCAAACATC GTACATAGTGCATCTGGTGGTCGTGGTCATCAACTTGCTACTGCTGTTAGCAGCAATAG CAGTTCTTCTTTTGCTCCATTGGCAACCTTGGTTTATCAC GATAATAGTTCTCTGTTGGATCATCACAACGATGTTTTGGGCCATCACCGGCTTCGATTTCTTCTTCCACAA TTTTGCAGAAGACACTTGTTCTGCTTTTCGGGATTATCTTCAGAACCCACAGAACAGCAGTCTCAGCTCAATTCTACCGTGCGTGGACTCAGCATACGCTAATCAAGTCCTAGTTCAAATCGGGTCCGCTGTCTATAACTTCATTCAGGCG TTGAATTTGAAGATAGCCGAGCTCAGCAAGGTCCTCATGAAGAGTAAACAAAGTGATAGCTTAGCTGAAACGTTTCGGGTCTGCCAACCTTTCTCTGGACCGCCCAACTACAGCTATGACAGGAATTGCTCGGAGGGCGAGATTCCGATCGGCCAAGTGCCACAA GTCCTCGCAGCACTCACCTGTTACAAGAATGAGAGCTTGACTGAATGTGCAAGAAACGGGAAATTCCTCTCAGAAGGCATCTACAACATCACGCTGGCCGTAAGCACATCGATCGAGGACTTGCTCGAGATATATCCCGACCTCAGGAACCTGTCAGAGTGTTCCTTCGTGAAGGGCAGGTTAAGTGACATAGTGTCCCGCCAGTGCAGGCCATTCAGATCCTCGTTACGAATGCTGTGGGCATCGATGCTCTCGCTGTCCATCAGTATGGTGGTCTTGGTATTGCTCTGGGTGACAAAAGCTTACCGAGACAAAGGAAGATCCTTCTCTAGGTGTTCCATCTTCCCCCAATCCCATGCCCGAGGTAACCGTTAA